The Engystomops pustulosus chromosome 7, aEngPut4.maternal, whole genome shotgun sequence DNA window CCTCCCCCATCACTATGGATTATACTATATGGCGTTATTATGCATCACAATAGCAGAGTATATAGCATTAGATCTGATAGCTGGTAGCCCTCCTGGCTGATTGCTGAGGGTGTTTCATCCATATATCCCTGCTATACAGCCCATCCCCCACCATACATTATATCTATCCACTATATCCATCCATGACTGCAGTGCTGTATGATGTACAGTCCACCCGCTCCTGTTATTAGATCTTATGCATTATATTCTGTCCATTAGAAGCTACCCCAGTGTTGTATTATGTACAGCCTATCCCCCACTATATATGAGCTCACACTGCTATGTAATGCATAATAGCCCCTACTCACCCCCCTTCTCCATTATACTGTACCGCTCTTCTACCTTCTCCATTATACTATACCGTATCTCTACCTTCTCCATTATACTATACCGtatctccatcttctccattatacTAAACCGCACCTCCATCTTCTCAATTATACTATAATGCACCTCCACCTTCTCAATTATACTATACCGCACCTCCACCTTCTCAATTATACTATACCGCACCTCCACCTTCTGCATTCTACCATACTGCTCCTTCTCCATGATACTGTACCACCCTCCATGATTCTGTACCGCCCCTCCGCCTTGTCCATGATACTGTACCACCCCTCCATGATACTGTACTGCCCCTCCGCCTTGTCCATGATACTGTACCACCCCTCCATGATACTGTACCGCCCCTCTGCCTTGTCCATGATACTGTACCACCCCTCCATGatactgtactgcccctccaccttgTCCATGATTCTGTACCGCACCTCCGCCTTGTCCATGATACTGTACCACCCTTCCATGATACTGTACCACCCCTCCATAATTGTGtaccgcccctccatcttgtccATGATACTGTACCACCCCTCCATGATACTGTACTGCCGCTCCGCCTTGTCCATTATACTGTACCACCCCTCCATGATACTTTACTACCCCTCCGCCTTGTCCATGATACTGTACCGCCCTTCCACCTTGTCCATGATATTGTACCACCCCTCCATGATTCTGTACCGCCCCTTCGCCTTGTCCATGATACTGTACTGCCCCTCCGCCTTGTCCATGATACTGTACCACCCCTCCATAATTGTGTACTGCCCCTCCGCCTTGTCCATGATACTGTACCACCCCTCCATGATTCTGTACCGCCCTTCCGCCTTGTCCATGatactgtactgcccctccaccttgTCCATGATACTGTACCACCCCTCCATGATTCTGTACTGCCCCTCCGCCTTGTCCATGATACTATACCACCCCTCCATGATACTGCACCGCCCCTCCCCCTTGTCCATGATACTGTACCACCCCTCCATGATTCTGTACCGCCCCTCCGCCTTGTCCATGatactgtactgcccctccaccttgTCCATGATACTGTACCACCCCTCCATGATTCTGTACTGCCCCTCCGCCTTGTCCATACTATACCACCCCTCCATGATACTGCACCGCCCCTCCACCTTGTCCTTGATACTGTACCACCCCTCCATGATTCTGTACCGCCCCTCCGCCTTGTCCATGatactgtactgcccctccaccttgTCCATGATACTGTACCACCCCTCCATGATTCTGTACTGCCCCTCCGCCTTGTCCATGATACTATACCACCCCTCCATGATACTGCACCGCCCCTCCACCTTGTCCTTGATACTGTACCACCCCTCCATGATTCTGTACCGCCCCTCCGCCTTGTCCATGATACTGTACTGCCCCTCCGCCTTGTCCATGATACTGTACCACCCCTCCATAATTGTGTACCGCCCCTCCGCCTTGTCCATGATACTGTACCACCCCTCCATTAATCTGTACCGCACCTCCGCCTTGTCCATGATACTGTACCACCCCTCCATGATTCTGTACCGTCCCTCCGCCTTGTCCATGATACTGTACCACCCCTCCATAATTGTGtaccgcccctccatcttgtccATGATACTGTACCACCCCTCCATGATACTGTACTGCCGCTCCGCCTTGTCCATTATACTGTACCACCCCTCCATGATACTTTACTACCCCTCCGCCTTGTCCATGATACTGTACTGCCCCACCGCCTTGTCCATGATAATGTACCACCCCTCCATGATACTGTACCGCCCTTCCACCTTGTCCATGATATTGTACCACCCCTCCATGATTCTGTACCGCCCCTTCGCCTTGTCCATGATACTGTACTGCCCCTCCGCCTTGTCCATGATACTGTACCACCCCTCCATAATTGTGTACTGCCCCTCCGCCTTGTCCATGATACTGTACCACCCCTCCATGATTCTGTACCGCCCTTCCGCCTTGTCCATGatactgtactgcccctccaccttgTCCATGATACTGTACCACCCCTCCATGATTCTGTACTGCCCCTCCGCCTTGTCCATGATACTATACCACCCCTCCATGATACTGCACCGCCCCTCCCCCTTGTCCATGATACTGTACCACCCCTCCATGATTCTGTACCGCCCCTCCGCCTTGTCCATGatactgtactgcccctccaccttgTCCATGATACTGTACCACCCCTCCATGATTCTGTACTGCCCCTCCGCCTTGTCCATGATACTATACCACCCCTCCATGATACTGCACCGCCCCTCCACCTTGTCCTTGATACTGTACCACCCCTCCATAATTCTGTACCGCCCCTCCGCCTTGTCCATGATACTGTACTGCCCCTCCGCCTTGTCCATGATACTGTACCACCCCTCCATAATTGTGTACCGCCCCTCCGCCTTGTCCATGATACTGTACCACCCCTCCATTAATCTGTACCGCACCTCCGCCTTGTCCATGATACTGTACCACCCCTCCATGATTCTGTACCGTCCCTCCGCCTTGTCCATGatactgtactgcccctccaccttgTCCATGATACTGTACCACCCCTCCATGATACTGTACCGCCCCTCTGCCttctacatgatactgtactagcaatttaaagggaacctgtcaccagggacctaatttttccCTAAAGAcatattgtaaaagcccatgacaccagcagtgcaaatctgccttttctaagcatcttTTCTACCACCCCTCCATGAtactttactgcccctccaccttcTCCATGATACTGTACCGCCCCTCTGCCTTCTCCATAGTACTGTACtagcaatttaaagggaacctgtcaccagggacctgatttttcactaaagacatattgtaaaagcccatgacaccagcagtgcaaatctgctttttctaagcatctgcattacaatataattgtgtgttataatttactcttacatcctgacaaaatcctggggtagtcggctcgactttggtttggatgcatttcaaaaaacaacatgtgacttgtctgtgttacccactcctcagagcttggcccccacctttgtgctcctgtatagatcctcctcctgcttcttctctgaggtcacagcctggtcagcctgacatcagagggggaaggacaagctgtacaggagcacaaacatggagacagcctgcagcatgCAAACCAaaatccagcccctgtgactaccccatgattttgtcagggtgcaaggtaagtcatAACACAcctttatattgtaatacaaatgcttataaaaggcagatttgcactgttggtgtcatgggcttttacaatctgtctttagtgaaaaatgaggtccttggtgacaggttccctttaagtctacaTGAATACGCAATTATTTAGGTCTGAGCTAAATATACAGTCGGATTGTAGACCGCACACAGCTGAACAATATGGCTTGTCTATACACTGAGCTATTTTTGTTGCTTCAAACATTCTGTTCAGCCCGGCTGCTGGAAGGTGGCAAATAGATCCATGTAGTCAAGACCTCCTGTTGATATGTCTTAAATTTAACatgagaaaactcctttaagggtgcggtcacatgtaccactagcaCTGAGTTTTTAAATGCAGAGTTGGGTATGGGAGCTGGCCTCGGCCTGATTACAtatacgtttctatggaaatgcaagcAATCGGTAACCAGGACCCAGTGGCTTGCGTTAAAACGTGGCCTGTACCCTTGAGCTgcactagcggtacatgtgaccacaccctacaACCTATCAAATTTGTTTCCTTTATTTTGTAATCGTTTCTATGCCTCCACAGTGGAATGTGTAAGACTCCCTTCCCTATGTTGTTGAGTGGAAATCTGTGAGCAGCTATGTCATAGTAGGACCATAAGAGCTGAGCCTTGCCATTTagcctacacttctagaattcTTCTCGCATAAGCTGACACCCAGACTTGGGCTACATGTACAATAATATGCACCTTTCTCGGCCTCCTGTGTCATTAGCGGGTGAGGTGCACTTAGATACAGACTGCCTCCGATACAAACTTGGGTAGAAATCAGTCCTGTTCTTATGATTTGTCAGTCAGCTTACACACAGGGCCGTAGAAGTTGTGTGTGAGCCCATAGAGAGATATGGAGACATGATATTGTGGTCAgagtgtaatacacaggaggagagatgaTGGAAGACACTGCATAAGTAGAgaactatttaaaggaaatctatcacatgGATGGACTGTTGCATGCCTCCTGAAACAGGACTTGTTCTCCTCTTTGCTTCTAACAGCATAGTTTATTAGAAaaatgtcttttaaaattattcaaacaagcctcaggggctcctggctacATCACAAGAGCCCCTGCTGCTCAGTTGTTTGCTAATTATTCACATTTCCATTTAGAGAGAGGAGACAAGCAGAAATGCCAAATGGAGTTGGTGGAGCCAGAAATTGCCTGGCTGCCCTATATACAAAGATTCAGGATCCTCTAGATTTATCCGGTGCAGCTGGAGGGGCGAGGTTCCTCCTCAGGAGAAAAAAGTATGGCATCTCCTGGACATAAGATGATGCATCGACTATAGGTCATGTGGCTTCCCATCTTGTCATTACATCATGTGACTGGGGACTGTTGTACTGAAGAGATCCACCCCTACAGTCACTGCAACTACCAAATGTTACATGGGCTGCTTGGCAGCTCCTGACACTTTGCACTGACTAAGGGACAGAATCTGCTCAGTGCAATACAACCTTTCTAGGTCCTGAAGACAGTCCTGTTTATCCACAAGGCAGAGCAACAGAAAACCAGTTACTACTAGGTGTGAATACAGTGCTGAGTTCTTGTTTAAGACCTTAAATGGAGTTGTGTCTTTGAATATTGCTCATAGTTCACAATCCatctaatatatatgtgtgtgtgtcctctaaaggaggtcattaatatgaactccgagctttgattggttactataagcttcagctgtgggaaaattaaacttgACCTCTGGTTGTCATGGTCACAGTCGGAGACAGTTAAAGAAAACCggagtcagagacaatcagagaaagtcagagacggtTGTAAAAAGAGACGGTCACAGACATGAGTGACAGAGACTTTTAGTAACAGAGGCAGTCACAAATGGTCACAGAGACAGTTGGAGATGGttacagacagacagtcagaggcagagatagatacatatatatatatatattttttttttgttaattattttatttttttttttttgttagatgtAAGAGCAATTATTTACACTGGGAAATACAGctagtaaaaaataaatggtAAACTATACCAGTCTGTTCTCAGAGCCTCCCATTCAATCTCTATTAATATAGAAAACACAGTAATGACAATCTGTCTGCTTGTGAAAAACTTGATATCCCTGAACACATCACCTCAGATAATCACTCTGTGTAATGTTCagtacacttaggccccttccacactagcgagtgtgatgcgatgaactcgcatcacactcgcaacgcaagctgccgggaacgcacggcccgaacgctgcaccgcgggagtgaactgacatgctgagttcactcccgcggtgcagcgttcgggccgtgcgttcccggcagcttgcgttgcgagtgtgatgcgagttcatcgcatcacactcgctagtgtggaaggggccttactctctTCCTGTGGTGTATAATACATGAGTGTGTTCCTTGTAGGTCAGGATGGGTTACATTGTGTGCAATCACTGTAGTGAGAAATCAGCCTGGACCCTAGTAATTCTGTCACATGTCCATGATATCAGGTAACCGGCCCAGATCAATAGATAAGCCGTGTGAGCAGCAGCAGACCCGGATCACTCATCCTGGGTTCCTGGTGTGTGCTGGAAATGAGGTGAAGGTCACAGGCAGTAAATAAAGTGTCATGGAATCTACTCACTAAAGATGGAGAGGAGATGGTAAAACTACCCACAATTCTATCCCAAGTATTAATATTCTGAACTAAGGCTAACATTTATTACAAATGTTGTTCACCACAAAATACGGTGGGGGAAATTTATCTGAagtttccatggcaaccaatcagagctcagctttcattttcccacatctttttataaaattagaccaaagctctgattggttcccatgggtaactagaacagttttgcctcaGGAACTCtatataaatctccccctgtacgTCCATGTTAGACAATTTTCTGTATCTAGGGTGGTGATGGAACTCCTTTTAGAGGCTGATTGCCCAAACGAACACCAAAACCCTGTCTGTCAGTCCTGCATGCCCACAGACAGAGTGATCACTGATCTAGTGGGTGTTTGTTTGTAACttaatgtgtttaacccctttattgataatcttggtccaaatacagcaaaaatattttaaactccaatagtccctggggcaattttttttttttttccgtaaaatatacagttacgacttacaaacaacttcaacttaagaacaatcctagggaacctatcttgtacgtaactcggggactgcctgtaatcaaaacttttctattaatttgaagtacaatgtgtgacgagaaaacaatctcaaaatcccctggatatgttaaaacgttGCAAAGTTATATCCTCctgtaatgacacagggcaaatataaaaaatcaggcctggtacTAAAGCCCTATGGGAGTAGTTATGACAAAGGGGGTGTGCAGACAGTAATGGTTACATGGCCATTGTAACTCAGCACGACACATGCAGCGCGCCACAGGCAATCACAGGAGTTTGGCTGTCCAGGAATCACGTGACCCACAACCACACATTTTAACAAGGTGCCCCTAtttgggtcttatacttaccccgtAAAAGTTTGGTataagtagccaacccctttaacctttttgTGACAAAGGGTCATCAATACTTGAATGTCAAGGTCAAATTGTGCTGTTTTGTTTTTCTATATCTGTGGAACAGCTTAACAATTTTTGCTTATCATATtttccggtgtataagacgacctatTAACCCCCAAAAATCTTTTCAGAAGTCGGGGGTCTTCTTATACGCCAGGTTAGTGGGGTACACCTTATTGACAAATGACTAAAATTGTGAACAATTTTATTGCATATAAAGGGCATCTGACATGAAATTTACGTTAGACTGCCCTTACTTACTAGTTGTCTGTGTTTTATAGGTGCTGgcaactttttatttatatttgggaACGGAAGCATCCTCCAGAAAAAGGctttataaaatatgctaatgagccacaggaGGTCTGGCCTACTTCCCCGGAGCACCTCCTGGCTCCCCTGTCTAATAATTTATGAGCACCCCCACACGTGTCATCATACTTTCCTTGTGCAGACGGCTTGCAGAGCCAAGTGGCCCTCTGGTGACATAGGTCAGAACACCTGCAGCTCAGTAGCATACctttataaagtcttttttttctgGATGGAGCTGCCCTTCCTGAATATAAGAAAAAAAGCTCCCAGCACCTACAAGATacaaacagcaagcagagatatccacagttaaagagaacctgtcaggcaaattaacccccaaaactaaatatattttcataaactgcctatcccttcattgtccctcaacATGCccgtaaacttaaacaatcaggtactaaagctgtatgcaaatgagctgtaagatgtccaatgagtcattatcatattcagatgtccagcttattcatgagtgggaggcacagccacacccccaagtgtttgactgacagcctgtataatgatttgaatttttagtttttcatttaatttaattttaattgtttactatttttcagacccccttggatactttaaccctaggttgtctgattgatcttaccataaaatgccatactacagtatggcaatatattggGATTTTCCACACCATGTAtttcaatgtgcaaatcgcaagtTGTAATGAATGTGCGagttgtatgacccaaggctgtcatagtaaccgatCTCCGCCCCCTGTGAGGTCATCCAATATGGCAGCACCCAAACACCCCCGTGATTTAAATGCCTACGGCAGATTTGCAGGTGGCATTCACATGGTTTAAacctgcgatcagtgccagcactgactTTGGGtgtccttgtatggagagggcagccgACGCTTAATGTACTATCACGTCACACATCCGAAAGAGTTTAAAGTGAGGAATagagagctgtatataaaaaaatcacatttttatttttcttactgCAATTTTAActtttgatatacaggcagtcctcgggttacgtataggataggttctttaagttgaatttgtatgtaagtccgaactgtatattttataattgtctctgtgacaattggatttaaaaaatgctgggttgtcataagaaccaggattaacaataaaattaaCTGCAGACactattgaaatgtccacagcggagGCCCACCtagctaatgaaatgtccacagcagtaccccccccccccccccacctaatgaaatgtccactgaaaCCACCCCCCcggctaatgaaatgtccacagcagagcccctccctcgctaatgaaatgtccacagcagagcccctccctagctaatgaaatgtccacagcaaaggcCCTCCcttgctaatgaaatgtccacagcagaggcccccctcgctaatgaaatgtccacagcagaggcccccctcgctaatgaaatgtccacagcagaggcccccctcgctaatgaaatgtccacagcagagcccagatgtccaaaacatttttttttaagttctttgGGCGTAGCCTGGGACCTGTTGTTCCACATCTTGGTCTTGCACCGTGAGCCAGTGGGAACCACTAGGTTAAATGATTTAGTCTATGGTACACATATCAAGTCCAGTGTAGCAATAGGCATATATATTTAGTGGCTGTCCTTTGGGATTGTGATAGGTAATCATCCTACTAATAAAAAATGATTGGCGCAGCCGTCGCACTGAATGTGGCGAAAGCATAAACAGACAGAATGGGGCCTGTGCGGCTGGATctgggtgtatactgtatattttaggtTTTGATTTAATACTCTTTTATAAAGATTTAATATTTGTGTCTACCTGCTATGGTTGCTGGTATGGCTCCCAACTTGTCTACAATCTGCTTTGTGATGTGGGACTGGGTAATGTTTCCTTGCACGGGTGAGCTGATTCGCCATTCAGGAGTCTAGAAAAGCCTGGTGTCTCCCCTTGCTGCTGGCCACATATTTTCTATGGTAATGCTGTGGATCCTGCATGTGCATGATGGACATGCTATGAATAATATATGCTTCATTCATGAAGAATCTTTTGTGCCTCCAGTTGCTCCACATACCTGTGGCACAGCTCACTTGTTGTCAGGTCTCTAGTGAcatcactgtcatctcctgttggTTATCTCAGGACTTTCTGAACTTTATTTTATATCTGTATTTTTTAAATCTCTTCTTAGAACACCGGTGCGTGGAGTCTGCAAAAATCAGAGCCAAATATCCAGACCGTGTTCCGGTAAGTTCCTCTCTCTTGTGGTTTGTCTGCTAATGGCTCATTCATTATTCAGGCTTCTCTCTATTAGGTCTGGGTACATGAAAACTGATTTTAAGTATTGAGTGACAGCAGCAGTCCAGTACATTGTATACATGTATTCATCCCTACTAGATCTAACACTCAGTATCTAAAATCAGTAAGTATAAGGGTGTGCTCACACTTAAATCCCTGCATTACAATCAGAGTTGGTTGTCCGGAGCCTTGACAAACGGCCAAAGATCTGCTGTTGTTGACGCTGTATTAGATTCTGTCACAATACACTGGGTTTAGCTCCTGAAACCACTGGTGATTAGGAAAAGCAGCCCATGGGAACATACTAAATGGTTAACTGAGTGGACCTCATTTGTTGTCCATATAATCTATTAGAATACAATGTAGATATGGgaccttctaaaattatgcaaatgagcaattTTTCCCTGAAAATCCAGGGCACAGGAAGCTAAaaaagatcagatcctgccagaatgGGCACACACCCGTGTGGTTGGTTTAGTACTCATCAGCTGATTTatacagcaaataaatgttactgtttATATTAGAAatgtttataacttttcattatacacttTTTGTATtggttcctcacggttttctagatctctgcttgctgtggaaAGCTTccgtgtttatttccagtggacagaaatctgtccggggtcacacaggtgcacgtctcgttatatcacacatttctgattactctctatgatactaatgagtcgtgcacctgtgtgaccatggtcagattcttgTCCACTGGAAGTATACATTGAAGCTTCCTGtaaaattacagcaagcagagatctagaaaacagcgcagaattgatacaggaagtatattgggaaattgtataactttttatcaaagAATAATAaatttaatttgctgaaatgggaattccACTTTAAGGTTTATACCATTCTGCATTTTGGATTCAGTCCTGGTTTTGACTTCCAAATACATACCCCCAGGACATTCTTTTCATACCcccagaaatattttttttaaaacatttttcagaAAGCTGCTGATGCCCCTATGAAATAGTTATATTTCCATAAAAAGATGAGGATCTCTGCGCTGCCTCATTGGTGTGCAGTCACACAATGTATTGTACcggattattttattttttgcaaaccATCCTTCTCCACTGAGTTCCTATATGTAGTTGATAAGTATGTCTGTTTCTTTCTCTCTACATCAGATTACTGTACGTGCATGTAGGGAACCCAAGCTCTGTGCAGTAATATGAATGCCTATATCGTTCATAGAGTAAGAAAATATATACAGATTCTAGCTTGGGATCagtttgtatgtatataactCTGCAGAAATCCAAAATATCTTACATAGAAACTTTAATTGCCTTCACCAGCTCTAACTCTTTCTATTGTTTAAGAGGGCCTTTCACCACATCCATAGATTCCAGTCTGATGATTCTGGCatagttggaattttctctctagctCTCGCTGTTTCCAAGTAATCAACGCTATTATAGGATCTTCATTATCAGGTTGGGAGTGCCAAGTTGTCTTCTCCAGCCTAAAATCTACCCATGGAACACTGGTGACCCTGAATCTATGATGATTAAGGCTCTATGCTGTCAGATTTGTGCTCTTAGGCTGGAGTAGGCTGTCTGGCACCACCTATCTGACAGTAGAGAACTGGTCATAAACCTGATAAACCAGACCTGGATTGCTTGGAAAAGGTAATGACTTGAGAATAAATGCCAAATATGCCAGAATTGAATATATGCCATAAAGTGAAGCCtgctgaggtaaagtggccaacccctttattatTAGTTATTAACTAAAAAGAGACACTGTATCAATAGTGATTATAAGCCTGCAGCCTATTAGTCCTCAGTGATATTAAATCTTATTTTCCAGGTCATAGTGGAGAAAGTTTCGGGGTCACAAATCGTGGATATAGACAAGAGGAAATACCTGGTCCCCTCTGATATCACCGTGGCTCAGTTTATGTGGATCATCAGAAAACGCATCCAGCTGCCTTCAGAAAAAGCCATCTTCTTGTTTGTAGACAAGACTGTGCCTCAGTCCAGGTGAGTTCTAGACAACTGAATGCAGTGTAATACAAAGTATAtcagtgaggagaggctgctgggtaCAAGAATGGCAGTACTGTAATAATGACAGCCCATCCAAGTGGTTATTGGCACCTTTGTAATGCAGT harbors:
- the GABARAPL2 gene encoding gamma-aminobutyric acid receptor-associated protein-like 2 isoform X1, with amino-acid sequence MKPQAKRASRVFPRAPDLYSQALLLHYAVQTKHRCVESAKIRAKYPDRVPVIVEKVSGSQIVDIDKRKYLVPSDITVAQFMWIIRKRIQLPSEKAIFLFVDKTVPQSSLTMGQLYEKEKDEDGFLYVAYSGENTFGF
- the GABARAPL2 gene encoding gamma-aminobutyric acid receptor-associated protein-like 2 isoform X2, encoding MKWMFKEDHALEHRCVESAKIRAKYPDRVPVIVEKVSGSQIVDIDKRKYLVPSDITVAQFMWIIRKRIQLPSEKAIFLFVDKTVPQSSLTMGQLYEKEKDEDGFLYVAYSGENTFGF